In Oreochromis niloticus isolate F11D_XX linkage group LG22, O_niloticus_UMD_NMBU, whole genome shotgun sequence, the sequence GAAGAAGTGCCACGCTGACCTCCAACAGAATGCACCTAAAAAGATGCAAAGATGAACAAGCATCAATGGTAGAGTGTCCATCTGATCAAGAGGGACACTCTCAGTCAAACCTTAAAACACCCAAATGATGTTGAGAGGGAAATGCAATGTTAAATGATGACTACCTGTACTTACAATGATTTAAAGACTGTACATGCAGTATAATTGTAATCAATTGATAAACATGATCTTTACAAACCACACTATTTACCAAACTACACATTGATACAATCTTTAGTAAACAGATGAATCCATGCTAACCTCGTGCTCAGAGTTGTCTGCTGTAGGTCTAGATGACTGACACTCTGCTCTTAATTCTCTGTCTGTAGAAGAGAACACAAGACATGGAGGCATAGTGCTTTGCAAGACCCCAGGGTTTAACAGGTAGTGCTTACTCAAGCAGGGACTCACCTGTGAATGAGTCTGTAGAGATCACATGGTGCTCCACGTCATGGGCAATAGGCTCTGCAACACACTGTTGACCAGAAGGGATGCTTGCGATCTTTAGCTGGGTATGAAAAGTAGAACAAATATTGTAAACATCTGGCAGCTACAGTGGAAATGTATTTAATCCACTACGAGTGGTCTTTTCTAACCAGTGTCCCCTCAACCCGTGTGTTTGTCTGAGTATGCCAAACACTGGAGATGAAACAGTGAAAGACTCAGTTTGAGCTCAGATGTCAGGACAGTGTTCTCACATACCTTGAGTTTGTctgtgtcagacacacacacatagttaaGCATTTTCTGTTTCACCTTCAGTTAAATACAGTTCTAACTCTCACCCTAACTGCAAGGAAACAGAGTGATTAACCCTTACCTAGTTAAGTGAAGCCAAAGTAAGACAATACTAAGAAGCTAAAGTGACTGTGAGTAAAAGGTGCATGTATATGTCTGACACAGAAAAACCCAAGGTTTTCAAGGACACTGTCCATCAGCCTCATAATGACATCTGAGCTCAAACTGATGCTTTCACTGTTTCACCTCCAGTGTGTGGCCACTCAGTAAAACACACTTGTGGAggggacacaaaacagataaGCGTGCAATCATCACTTGGGAAAGTCATACAAATTCAAGATTTAGTTAAACCAGATTGAATACCACCAAGAGGACATTTAAATATTGTGACTAGGGCTGAAACATCTAATCGATTAATCGACCCTAATTGCAGCCCTAATTGTGACATCTAGATATGTAGGTTTTAAACAACAATTCATAGGgggaaaattttttttaaatgacccaCCTTTTTCCGCCAGGGCCATTCTTTCCCACCATAGTCATAAGTAATTTCACTTCCTGCCGCAATTTCCTTCAGTGCAAAAAGGCAGAGATGTGGCTTCCCTTCTGCTTCAATCAACTTCATTCTGCAATTTGTTGTCCTGTGTTCATCGTTTACTAGTCGCCCAAATGACCCATCTTCAAGTGCTCCATCAATACTGCAAATTTGGAAACATacattaaacaaacatttatagTGACACGCCTATGAACTATACTATAATTTTTAagcagcaacacaaacacaacatccaATACAAGTTTAGTTGTTAAATGCATAGTTGATAAGTTAAAGAGGGTCCATCAATCAAGGACGCGTTGCTTTCTGACTGAGATAAGTGTTTGCGCTTCTACTTGTGCTTAGAGCTTAAACGTGGTTTTGTTGTACTGTCGCGCTGACCTAGTAGGTGTGGCTGttactcttctcttctcttcttttcctcctcttgCCCACTAcctgctctgtgctgctgcGCGTGGCCGCTGATTAGACCTTGTGCAATCTACAGCTAAGCGCAGCCTGGTGCGCACTGCTCCGCCAGGTGAGTTGAATTAGAGCAATCAAGGGCGGGCGTGCCTAGTAGACCTTAAAATGCATGCAGCAGTCATTTGACTCGAGTGCGACATACTGAGAGGACAGCAAACCAAGCACAATCCACTTTCCACTGTGAGGAAGACTGAGTTAGACGGGCTATCGGTAAGCTCGGACTCATATTTGCTGCTTATATGTTTGGGAACTATGGAAGCTCAATTGTGGAAATGTATTTATGCTTTGGGAAATAGTTACTgcatttaagtttaaaaaattatattgatattaaaataaatgtttaagttTGAATAAATTGTTTATGTAGATAGTGTTTCCCACACATTTATGTTAATTAATACTAAAAGTAATTACCCCAAATCCTTGgttaaatcttaaaactagTGTAAATATGTTTGGTTTaatttaaggaaaataattctttgtaaaagaaaatccttggttaaagtctttattaaaatatttgtaaaCTCTAAAATGtatactttaaaaatgtaattgttacaGAAAGTGTAAAAAAATGCAAGGTAGACCAGTTTATTTCATCTTCGTTGTTTGAAATTACTCACCTGATTTAAAAACTAATGaatgtaaaactaaaactaggaTAAATGATAGTTTAGACAAAAGTGGCTTTACTGAAGtgtatatttttgttatttcatttGTCTTCTGTATAATGCATTTAATTTATCTGAATGATTAatgaaatgttctttattttttgtgttgaaAGGTTTTTCACCTATCCATCAAGCCATCCATCTACCTACCTCACAGACAGAGAACACTTGACATGTACTATTTTGGCATTGTACATGTTATACAGTAGTTTTGGACACAGTATAACAGTGCACGAGTCTCCGTGTCCACATGTGCCAAATGCGCACAGACACAGGGCCGCTCATTCAGCCCTGGCCATTTgaattttcttattattttctctatctctatattatattttaaatcttcacAGCAGCGTGAGCACACTGTCTTAGCTGTAAAATGTAGGCTTATATTATTACCCCTCTAACCCCGTACATTACGCCCGTGAGTGGCGAATACGGGGACTAACGGGCCCTCAGCATATGTGGGAGTCCCGTCAGTCCCCAGTACCGCGAGTTCCCGGGGACCACAGGGTCACCGGGAAATGACGGAGCCTTAGTAAGAATGAGATCCCGCTATTCCACGGGTCTGTCACTCCCCCTTCTATAGATTCTGGGGACTGACGGGGCCGGGTACTAGAGGTAAGGACTCGTTAAAGAGCAATATGAGATGTTTGCTTCAGAAATCCTGACCTTGCAATAGAAATGTAAACATTCAGTCATTTTGAATTTACCACAATGTCTTCTGCTTCCATACGAATTCAAACATGAAGACTGAACATGCGCTGGGGTACAGGTTACGTCTGTGTTCAGCTTCAGTTGCATCAATAAGCTCCCCTCTATACTCGACCACAAAGTCTCCTTGTTTGAAATTGGCTAAAGTGAAGATGCCACGACCTGAAGACACAACCATATTAGAGACACAGGTGTGGCAGCACTGCAAATAATCAATTCATTAAATATGTATATCTGTAAATTGCAAGTATGCAATGTTGTGCTTTTTTCAATTCTACatatataataaagaaaacatgtccaagtgcagaaaacataaatagCCAGGCTCGCTAATaactaaattattattaaaatacctttaattttaatttatattgatGTTTGTACAGGTCACCACTGGTGATGCGTAACCCCTCAGTCTAGCCTGCAGTGTGTCAAAGTCACTCACCTTTAACTGAATTAATAAATTTGATTTCTAACATTGAATTCTTGTCTCTTCTTGCAAGGATGTGATTAATGGCATCCTGAAGGGGAGTGGTTCTCCGTGACATGATTTGCTAAGGAAATTaagataaaaatgtaaacaacatCAAAACTTCAAGCCTTTATGCTTACAAGGGCATTAGTAAAGCCTGAATGAGAAGCACCCCCCATGTTAGCGTATTATTAGTTTAAGGTTATTTTAGTTTGGTGATGAGTGCTGGAGGGATTCTGGTTAACAGATAAATGGATGGGGGCGAGGCTGTATTTGTGCAGATTAACTTGACTGTGTTCCACCTGTGTTGATTAAGTCAAGTATCTGACATGCTCCACCCAATTTTTCTTATTTCACTAATAGCATGGATACTGAAACTGTTTCAATTGAGTTTTATGCTTTCATTACATTCACATAACAGACACAGACAAGGCTGATGTCTGAGTTGTTTTAACAGAAAGCATGCACTTGCAGATATTAAAGATACTTAAATGTCCTAATTTAACTAAAGCCTAACTCTGACTTAGCCTAAACCTGTCTGTCAAACTAAGCTTTAGATCTCTCAGGAATAATGTGCTTCATCAACACAACTATAagagagcaaaacaaaataatgttttttgaaTTTCTTACCTTGAAACAAGTGATGAGATTAGGCCAGGGTAAAAAGAAATGATCCCGGTGCTTGGGACAGTCCGGGAATCCCCGCACCGCGTGTTGCTGTGACCTCCATGAACCGTTCCGCGTGCTCCGGCTCTGAAGCACTGTCTGTCAGAACGTCCgtcttttaaaagttttataaTTACCTTCTTACCTTTTCTCCAAAGCGTGTCAAAACTCTGCCGAAATTGACGGATGAATAAGAAGCGCCCAATCAGTCAGTCTAAATCACTGATGTAAATATCAACGGTCTAAATGGGTAATACTAAAATGCGCATGCGCAGCTTCCAATTTCGCGCGATGTGTATAATGTCCCGCGCTCGTGTATAATTTCCCGCGCTTGTGTGTGCGGCATGCGGGGACAACTCCAACCGACAGGGGGCAGTGGcggacacacaaatatacaacATATGTCAAGTTTTTGGTTTACAAAGACTTTtgagaaaaacactttttgggTATTAAAACATGCCCAGAAACTGTTTTAAAAGGTTAATTTTATGAGGACAGCAAAATGTCCTCCTGTAACAGAGGGTCCTCATAGCTCTTTGATTTGTCTTGAAAATTGTCCTCCTAAAacgaaaaacaaacacacacacacacacacaatagcagcccctcttgctcagtttttgcatttggtcttgctcagatctctgctCGGGGGAGGGGCGGTGTCACACATTGAAACAGACTGACGTGCAAGGTGCAAGGCAGCCCAGGTGGAgaaattttgcttttgcaactcattttatttctttatctaataataaaactattcaatcagatagttatttgtggtgaatgaaatacaattacattttcaagcactttcaAGCACCAGATCTCACTTTccaaaccttgaaaagacacATTAAAATTCAGGCactttcaaggatttcaagcacccgtacgaaccctgtATACATCAAGTTGCAGTCAAAAATGCACCAAAATTTGGTCAAGCTGCACTCACCAGAAAGTTTCCCCTCATGCTCACCCTACCTTTCTGCTCATCAACATCAGGTGTGGTTAATAAGGGAGTGCAACAACATTTATCATTTAACAAACCCATGAGTCACGCCCCACAACCGTGCACCACTACAGTGTGTGCATTTAAACCAACCCTCTTaatccaaaaaaggaaaaacataagATTCCTACACTGAGTGTCAGAAATTATTTGAGATATgcctgatttttgtttgtttgcaaaaACATGTGTTAGAGGTTTATAATCATTATTTAAGAGTGTTATTGGTCTTAAATTATCAAGAGTCATATCTTTCCCAGGTTTTGGTATGAGTGTCATTACCTCTTGTTTCAAGACATTTATCATCCTGacaacgatataaatcacaaaaatttaacATCTTCTGTAAAGTCTGTGAATCTCAGGCAGCTcaacttgcgtgaagtgttttcagctgggcatcctgtacctggagtcgagtgttttaaccgatgcatgaaactatacatttttagacatagctTGTAATGGTCgccattttgtatttattacacagcatgctgtggggaaaagcctgttttaacatttgagtctaaggtttatttttttagcaccaGACGGCTATTTTTGTTTCTCATGCCTAAACTCTCTGCatactctttcacgtgattcagtttattttgaaaagtctcaacaggatgttgagttttattgtgaaaggtttacgTGGAAAACAAACCAGGGGGGGAGCGGAGCCATGCGATGGTTTTACCATCATTGTTACTAACTCTCcagcaaagctctccagagagtagtgcggtgtgctgaacggataattggaggtgagcttccctccctccaagacatctacaggaagaggtgcctgaggaaagcggggaggatcatcaaggactccagtcatcccagccataaactcttcagactacttccatcaggaaggaggttctgcagcatccggtcccgtaccagcagactgagagacagctttttccaccaggccatcagactgctgaacacgtcatagacacctcaccctcactactggaacttcaacattatgcactccatactgtacattaatgccactgttttgcacatgtccgactaccaacctctgtacattttatatatcttattttattgtttactctatttcatttgtaaaatatgtatatacacactcacacacacacacacacacacacacacacacacacacacgtagaaaaacacatttagtatacacatccagtaatgcatatactcttatacattgtacatatatttattactttcagatttagccattcttatatttttgcttgttttacgttattgtattttgcacaactctgttgcttgagaagctcgcacacaagaatttcacttgcatgtactgtaccagtgtacctgcacatgtgacgtgacaataaaagtgatttgatttgatttgatttgaaatgtttactcttattcaaactgattttatggcttctcttagtttagcaccaggtttataatcttgctagctagttagtgttagcctagcattgctgctgccgctgggctcatgttacttaaaaattaacaccactgCCTTAAAAACCTTATACAAAACTATgtctgtgaaattttctgttgattgtttgaaataaaaaagtgagataagagcccagacaaaattcttcgggaggtgcagcccttaggggtggggtggggtgtggggggtattttcaatccatagccataactaactaactatatatatatcgtgtttaacctgagtagcaaaagaccgCAGGGGAGTTGAAAACAATACGCCAGGAGTTAGCTGTGCTCGCGGGCTCTATCAAGCCTTGACCTCCCGGTCAGCTTTcaggtggataacagagctctccgaaaacctggaagcacttttgcaaatatgtgatattttgataaattaagtagatatttgagcattacacagctacaatctcgcctgaaaatatcttaaaaggttattttgtgacccagaaagggtagtctggggaaaaggaagATCGAATTTGTCGGCCGCGGTTatcggagcctgtgcgtacttgtaagcgcggcaatggcggaggagcgcggctaaaaaacttattactttttctgggtcacaaaataaacttttaagatattttcaggcgagaatgtacctaagtaaagttcaaatatctgctcgatttatcaagacatcacatatttgcaaaaatgctccgacgttttcggagacgtctatttttttttttttttcatgctttgtggcagcttttgaacatctgtggcatctattaatgtcaaatctagcctttatttaacaacataagcaaactctatgttacaatgattgcacagccattaaggatcaaatcagtttctgaaaaatgttctgttttttctccctctgcttgcttcttactgtctttgaggctcgggaccagcactcctgttgttggacagaaagacatcaactcagtggtaagTATTTTGGCTTCCCagtatattagcaactgtcagtgacatttatattaatcaggctgaactttaatcatactttagatcagcctgttttacttattgttttatttgtgctttggtttggggaagttgtttctttactgatcttttcctatcttctgttattagacttgagatatgactgcactatactgttgctggtgactccagttaattctacaagacatgctgtgtaagtaaacaaacaacaacagtttggtctgcatttcttgaaagatcacatctcccaaacttagtttagagggtctacactgtatatagtgaagtctgcaagttttctaacagcaaaatttgttttgtgcccaaatcattttgcacatcattagaatgaaagttattggccatgtttgcatagccctttttaaaatgatgctttcatgacattattgtatgttgggtggtggtcagggctatccagactgacaattgggacattgaatgtcacctctccggtggggagggagcctgagattgtctaaattggagtctgttctataccaaatgtagaaaaaaacgTTTTAAGAAAGGAATTAAGTtaatgttccaaaaaatatgattgtttgcttgcaggacaccaggagagatgagtcctccgtcacagatggtgtggtcagtgaagatggtcgcctgcaggttcaagctcattgcatctccaacccacatccactgccactgtacttaaaggaagttaaagactttcttctgcacttacatttggatcacctcgatccatgatagtcattcaggcagcaatgcctggactggaaacaagccatccttaaaataatacaacattccagcccctgtgttggaatgaaaaacaaatgtgttgtttaaattagagactgcacttgtgacagaacaataaatattttattttgattatatatgTCGCGCTGACCTAGTAGGTGTGGCTGttactcttctcttcctcctcctgcccactacctgctctgtgctgctgctgattaGACCTTGTGTGCAATCTATAACTAAGCGCAGCCTGGTGTGCACTGCTCCGCCAGGTGAGCTGAATTAGAGCAATCAAGGGCGGGTGTGCCTAGTAGACCTTAAAATGCATGCAGCAGTCATTTGACCTGGGTGCGACATACTGAGAGGACAGCAAACAAGGCACAATCCACTTTCCACTGTGAGGAAGACTTTGAGCTAGACGGGCTATCGGTAAGCTCTTGGACTCATATTTTCTGCTTATGTTTGGGACCTGTGGAAGCTCAATTGTGGAAATGTATTTATGCTTTGGGAAATAGTTACTGCTAGTgttggccaaatgaagctttctgaagcactgaagcttgtattgaaaaactgttcattactcaaagcttttcaacacagtcctgtCTGGTGACATCTagtggccaaaaatatgaagagcagcttgaatccacaaaataaaaccgACTGCTTCATAATGATCGCTCACTCTACAGAGTGGAGTTCTGTTTGATATTGGGTCGCCGTTGTGTTGCTTTAAACGTGTATTTTTTGGGGTGacaaatgttgtttatttctttaataaataattttgaccagtaaaccttccttgtttaaacatgcaccatggtgtggtctttctttgcttgtgacttcttgatgttggtaaatacaataattgaaaaataccacGTTACATATAATAATCTACAACACATTATGGAGTATGCatctgctgtgaggtcctgcctccatgtacttgtgcagttaatcgCTAGATgggtatatttataaataatattatattagggaaATTTTCCTGTACATATTTTTACTGGTGTatatttttgacctgggggttgaattgattgtgaaatggaaagggaaatgctcatgaacttgcaaattaaaaacatgatgcatttaaggtaaccctttttcatttttatttaagaagagaATTTGTTCTACTGTGCGATGGCCGAATCTGTTCCTTTTCgtggagataatttctcctgccttaaggaaaatctcttcacatggcacagaagaggctggagtgcagaaaaactggtagagatgcagttatggctccacaaactatcagctaaagagaataaataaattaaattgcggcacattttgtagactaacattttaagattattttttttaaagaaaatatatctttttataacattaaatgttacaAGTCAAATGgaagttatttaatgatatttatataatgaaaagcagatttttgacatttcaagttttttcccgttttcagataaaataaagacgcacaaaacaaaagcaaacagccaGAACACAAAGCTGCACAACCCACCCGATTGACCAGAAccaactcaaaatactcccacacaacagaaccaaatctctcagtagaatgatcagtggttcgctatctgtcaccatcaagacactccacaaatcccgcAAATGATTCACTTCGTTCCATTTGAATCAGGTACCGAAGCAGTTACGTGCgtaatgaagcttcggacgtcactggtcacgtgacttttgccaaacgaagcaagcctcgacacagtgcttctgaaccagtgtgttgtttttttcgacacacgctccggagcgtcagcttcaagcgggcCATCACTAGTTACTgcatttaagtttaaaaaattatattgaTATTAAAATGAATGTTTAAGTTTGAATAAATTGTTTATGTTGGTAGTGTTTCCCACATATTTATGTTAATTAATACTAAAAATAGCTACCCCAAATTCTTGgttaaatcttaaaactagTGTAAATATGTTTGGTTTAATTTAAGGTAAATAATtctttgtaaaagaaaatcctTGGTTAAGTCATTAAAATATttgcaaactttaaaatgtatactttgaaaatgtaattgtttatgAAAAGTATAAAATGTAAGGTAGACACATTTTGTGTATTTAAGAACCACAGTTTATTTCATCTTCGTTGTTTGAAATTACTCAGCTCTGTGATTAAAAACCAATGGATGTAAAACTAACTTAAACTGGGTTAAATGATAGTTTAGCTAAAGCTAAGTACTTTTGTCTATGTTAAATGGCTTTACTGAAGTGTATATATTTTTGTTGTATTCTGTATAATGCATTTAATTTGTCTGAATGACTAATGGAATggtctttatttttgtgtttaaaggTTTTCACCTACCTATCCAGCAAAACAGCTACCTAAGAAACTGGTCAAAAAATAAATTGAGTGAAATTCAAAGTCTGGTCTTTTTCAAGTGTGGGCACCTCACAGACAGAACACTTGAcaatataagtaatgtaagtactaAACgaacttgtggtaggcctaaacttattttcagaataattacatcagactttgtttcattgtaagattataacagtgatggcaatataattgtttgttgttcagcagaacagtgtccagtatgttggctgttatactttgttgtgtttgaaaataatagttgttgttgttaaaactgttgttaattatttttaatcatattcatggtaccacaaattgttttttcatttagttgaacttcaaatgtttgtcagtaggtaaacaattagtattgtacagtcagaaatatcaagttattcttaatacagcagacttgcaatgtataagttgtcctaacagtcatcttaagtaagctttacttagtttttttttttggagacaatgcgcatatatatatatatatatatatatatatatatatatatatatatatatatatatatatatatatatatatatatatatatatatatatatatatatatataaaaatataaaaaagttctgggaacaaatgagctagtacagagtactcaaaataaAGAAGTTGTCctaatttaatcatttttagctaagctttactcaagtttttttttttttttgtttttgaggcaacgagtttccttAGTTTTGAGTTCTGGGAGCTAATTAGATTCTACAGTGTAGAACATTTATGGCATTTCTCTCGTCTTATCTTTTCTAATCTGCAGAAATATGCTGTACTTCTTTCACTTGTCTCTGGATCTCCGATATGTTCCTTCAGCCTTTTTAGTATAAATATTGATTAAAGAAGATTGTAGAATACTGCTACATTGTTTGTCATCATCATTAAAGAGGGGTTTAGAGCAGATGTGATAAGTTCCCTGataatttcagtttctttttgctTATTCTGGTTAGCTATCATTTTACTGTGTTTAGTTCAGATTTGGCGTACTTTAAACTTGAATTTCCACTTTTCTGTGTAAAATTTtagttttatcattttaaataagTGTTTCGTTACTATTATTTCCATTGGTAAGGAGGGTatgttgtaaatataataatccTCAGAGGCTCTGggcttttacataaagatattattgttcagtcctgtagaaagatatttaaatatatattatcctctctggttactctggtatgaatgacTCTGGATTAAACTTTATTAAATAACACACTCTTggcaaaaaacagtgtgaaacaaTTCCAGATCAGGGCCCGTATCCCTAAAGAATCTTTGTGCAAAAAGTGGCTCCTAGCGGCCAAATTCTCAGAGTCGTGACATTTTCTTAGAATTTCCCCTAAAAGTGACACGACAATCCCAGTTAATATAAAAGCTATTCCTCAAGATTCCTAGCGCTTAAAAGGGCTCCTAAGGCGAGATCTGCTAAGAGCAGGGAAGAGGACTTTTAGTGGCTTAAGAGTTCCCCTAAGCAGCTGCACAAAATGGCCAACAGAAGAGGCAGGAGAGATACCTTTATGTTCGTTCACCAACTGGGCCAGCAACAAACCTTGCTCCTCAGTCCAGTTCGGCTTGCgagtcctttttttctccattttctgtgtttgtaggATATTTGTTAACAAGCCTTTACAAATAGACCAGCCAGCAATCACAGACATTGATAAAAGCTGAGCCGTGTTACCCTCGTTAAGACCACACTGGGACTTGTAACGTTGTGATTTCTTCTTCATTAGGGACAGCCCCTTGAGATAGGCCATCTTGTTTTCAATGGGGTCCATATGGGAGTGAAAGTACAAAATATGCCAGCTAGGATATTGATATGAGCAAATAAGACACGAATCATTATTTGAACAGGGTGTAATGAGTTTAAGTTTTCACATATTTTAGATTCTAATGTTAGGCTATAACCCCTACAGCTTACTATTCATTTTCCAGATATTTTCTTGAATGTGAAATATTATTTACAATTACAGTCAGCATAAGATTAGAGTGTATAATTATGTTTATTGATTTGAGGGTACATCCTTTGCTCATTCTCACCAAAAGCTCATTTCCATCAAACTTGTAGGATCAACCAATCACGGCTTTTGAAATGATGACTCATACCTAGCAACGGGGTCAACCACACCTCCTCACTAAGATAGGATTTTCCATCCATTCCTTGCTCAGAGTTCACTGAAAATGTTCTGGAATCACTTCTAAGCTAAAACTCCTGGCAAGGAATTTTTAGGTGAAGTTAGGAGCTCTCTGAGAAGATTCTCAGAATCTTTAGGGATACAGGCCCAGAAGTTtttagttcaacatacaagtgacaaCCTTCATCAGGTTATATTGaattgtgtcagagaaaacattatacCCTCTTTATGCAGCTGACTACATTAAAACAGAAAcagtgcaggtctgagatcagaaCCTTTccgaaacaccaaactgaggtcctgtttcTGCTGATATTTAGTAACAAAGTTACATGGGTGATTAACCCTTTTTAACTTTATCTATAAACATTtgcagctttcactgacagcacaCCATGTGGTACTTTAAACTTTGTATTGTTTTCATCAGTTAATTTTTGAGTTCC encodes:
- the LOC109196385 gene encoding uncharacterized protein LOC109196385, with amino-acid sequence MKLIEAEGKPHLCLFALKEIAAGSEITYDYGGKEWPWRKKLKIASIPSGQQCVAEPIAHDVEHHVISTDSFTDRELRAECQSSRPTADNSEHEVHSVGGQRGTSSLKELIGEVGVQYQELSPQAFSEELTSESKSKEVPQSSRAVPNDSACECTIHRLVFESVKLDKCGICHSPLTAIRWHGLRCSIILPEVFEQECILKHGLCGP